In Capsicum annuum cultivar UCD-10X-F1 chromosome 11, UCD10Xv1.1, whole genome shotgun sequence, one genomic interval encodes:
- the LOC124888920 gene encoding uncharacterized protein LOC124888920 — protein sequence MGITTWNGKVLPGSSMGKVVIAEDNEHEETYLVESKNFDEVIDNTPSNHYQLKKKGNDKNFGKFMDILKQLTINLPLVEALKQIPGYAKFMKDLVTKKQTVSYDIVDNLYHYGVISTRSLVQKKADPGVFTITYTIGPLDFAKALYDLAASINLMPLTIYKKLGFGNPTPMNMRLVKANRYVKRPVGILYDVLVKVASFIFPANFVILDYEVDFEVPIILGISFLATGSVLINLKENELLFRLNDEVVRFDVFQSMKQHKDMSVFPIMDVYYEEEQEVPL from the exons ATGGGAATTACCACATGGAATGGTAAGGTTTTACCAGGGTCATCTATGGGCAAAGTGGTGATTGCAGAGGATAATGAGCATGAAGAAACTTATCTAGTGGAGTCTAAGAATTTTGATGAAGTTATTGATAATACACCATCCAACCATTACCAG TTGAAAAAAAAGGGCAACGACAAAAACTTTGGCAAGTTTATGGACATACTTAAGCAGTTGACAATCAACTTGCCATTGGTGGAGGCATTGAAGCAAATTCCTGGGtacgcaaagttcatgaaagaccttgttacGAAGAAGCAGACAGTTAGTTATGATATAGTGGACAACCTCTATCATTATGGTGTTATTTCCACAAGGTCGTTGGTGCAGAAGAAAGCAGACCCAGGAGTATTTACTATCACGTAcactattgggcctcttgattttgcaaaagctctatATGATTTGGCAgccagtataaacttgatgccgcTTACTATTTATAAGAAACTGGGTTTCGGGAATCCTACTCCTATGAACATGAGATTAGTTAAGGCAAACAGATATGTGAAGCGGCCTGtggggattctatatgatgtattagttaaGGTGGCCAGTTTTATATTTCCAGCTAATTTTGTCATTCTCGATtacgaggtggactttgaggttcCCATAATCTTAGGTATATCTTTTCTCGCAACTGGGAGTGTGCtgattaatttaaaagaaaatgagcTACTATTTAGGCTGAATGATGAAGTAGTTCGATTCGATGTGTTTCAGTCCATGAAACAGCATAAAGATATGAGCGTATTCCCTATTAtggatgtgtattatgaggaggagcaggAAGTACCACTATAA